The Ketobacter alkanivorans genome includes the window ACGATGAAGACGAGGTGCGAGCGGCCCAGACCTACGCCCAATACGACCGCATGTTGCGCGCCTACAATGCTGTGGACTTTGATGACCTGATTCTGCTGCCCACCGTGCTGCTGCGGGACAACGAAGACGTACTGGAAAAATGGCGGAACCGTATTTACTACATGCTGGTGGACGAATATCAGGACACCAATATCTCTCAATATTTGTTGGTACGGTTACTGGTCGGCAACCGCGCCCGCTTTACCGTGGTAGGTGATGACGACCAATCCATCTACGCCTGGCGCGGTGCCCGCCCAGAGAACCTGGCCCAGTTGGCAGAGGATTATCCCGCGCTGAAAGTGATCAAGCTGGAACAGAACTATCGCTCCTCGGGCCGCATCCTGAAATGCGCCAACAAAGTCATCGCCAACAACCCCCACGTGTTTGAAAAACAACTGTGGAGCGAGCACGGTTACGGCGACCCTATCCGCATCATTCGCTGCCGCAGCGAGGATCACGAGGCAGAAAAAATCGCCAGTGAGATTCTCAATCAGCACCTGCAGAAAAAACGCCCGTTCAAGGATTTTGCGGTACTGTACCGGGGCAACCATCAGTCCCGCATCATCGAACTGAAACTGCAACAGTTTCAGGTACCCTATAAAGTCAGTGGTGGCAGCTCGTTCTTTTCCAAGGCAGAAATCAAAGACGTCATGGCCTACCTGCGCTTGATCATGAACAGCGACGACGACAATGCTTTTTTACGCATCGTCAACACACCACGGCGGGAGCTGGGCCCCACCACGTTGGAAAAACTGGGGCAGTACGCTCAAAATCGCGAACGCAGCCTGTTTTCGGTGTGCTGTGAAATGGGCTTGGCCGAAACGTTAAAAGCCAAACAGTATTCTATGCTGAAACGTTTTCACGACTGGATCGAAGAAACCCGCGAGAACATCCAGCGTGGCCATGCCGTGGGTGCCATCAAACAAATGATTCGCGACATCGACTACGAAAACTGGTTGGTGGAACAGTCCTCCAGCCCCAAGATGGCAGAAAAGCGCATGGAGAACGTATGGCAGCTCATCGCCTCCATCGAACGCATGCTGGAAAAGGCTGACGACGAAAACGATGTGGAATCCGTCATCGGCAAACTGATCCTGCTGGATATTCTGGAACAACAAAAAGAAGAAGACGATTCCGATCGGGTACAACTGATGACCCTGCACGCCTCCAAAGGATTGGAGTTTCCATACGTGTTTCTAATGGGCATGGAAGAGGAACTGCTGCCCCACCGCACCAGCATCGAAGAGGACAACATCGAAGAGGAGCGTCGCTTAATGTACGTGGGCATCACCCGCGCCAAGCGCGAACTCACCATGACCTATACCGCCAAGCGCAAACAGTATGGCGAGGAATTCGAACCCACCCCGAGCCGCTTTCTGGATGAAATGCCACAGGACGATCTGGCCTGGGAAGGTCGGGGCTTTCAAAAATCAAAAGAAGAGAAACAGGAAATCGGCAACGCTCATTTGGCCAATCTGAAAAATCTGTTTGATTGAATCTTCAGGCACAAAAAAGGGCCGGTACGAATACCGGCCCAATCGGAGAGAAATCTATCTCTGGATCTTATTCGCCTATAGGCAGGCTATAAGATACAACCCATTTGGGCTTGCCGTTATCCAGAATGTTGTCAATCTGCTGGCTCAGAGTGAACGACAGGTTGTCGTTGTAGGCATAAGACAGATCAACGTGAACCATATTAGCTGACTCAACGCCATTAGCATCGTGCTTACCTACAAGAATGGAGTAAGCGTCATAGCCATAACCCAATGTATAGTAGGCTGTACCTTCAACATCATCCCCGCCAGCAATGTTATCGTATGCGGTAACGCTGAGCCCAGCAAAACCCAACGATAACACGGCGTCTGACAGCTCACCCGGATCATTGTAAGTCACGTCATTCGCATAAGTGTAAGTCCAAACGCTCAGATCTACGCTCACTCCACCGAATTCCGCACCATAGCCTGCATACAGGTCATATTCTGATCCAGCGTTGGTATCACCTGAAGAGGCCCAGATACCGGTGTAGAAACCGCTGTTAGAATAGCTCAGATCACCAGAAACAGCTGCATCGCCATTACCCAGCTCCACACCACGCCACAAGTACATGTTAGCTACACCAACAGACGCAGAAACTTCAGCGTTAGCAGCAGTAGGTGCGATGGCCATGGCACCGGCAACAGCCAGAGAAAGAGCAGTCAAGCGAAGCATTTTAGTTTGTTTGTTCAACATAAAAAGTAACCCCCAGAGGTTAGACGATATAAGGTTTGCACCTTGGTTAACGAACTCACCACAGTAAAAGCAACGAGTGTGCCAAAATTGCAATGCCTTGGATTTGCGGGCTTTTCTGGTCAGTTCGCTGGGTCATCATGTCATAAAACTGCAACAGGAGCACCAAATCTGTGCGCGCACCAAAAGCGGGCGCACCAAAAGCGCCCGCAAACTCATTATTGGCTAGTTTCTGTACTGGGTAATTCATCAAATCGCTTATTCAACCCCTTCACCTCATCAGCGAGGGTATCCATGCGCGCATCCATTACCTGCATGGCTTGCTCTAACTTTGCGCTCAGCTCGTCTATTCTGGCACTTTGCTGTTGCAGCGAAAGCGCCCGCAAACTCATTATTGGCTAGTTTCTGTACTGGGTAATTCATCAAATCGCTTATTCAACCCCTTCACCTCATCAGCGAGGGTATCCATGCGCGCATCCATTACCTGCATGGCTTGCTCTAACTTTGCGCTCAGCTCGTCTATTCTGGCACTTTGCTGTTGCAGCGTTTGCTGCATGCTCGTAATACTTTCATCGACACTAGATTGATTGGCTGTGCCTTCCATGTTGGTTTTCAACGCCGTGACCTGCAACTCCAACGCCGATATTGCCTGGGCTGCTGCGGCCTCAACCTGACGCTTCTCCTCTGCCAATCGTGTGACCAACTGATCTTTCAAAGCCGCCACCTGAGCTGACTGAGTCTGAATCATTGCATCCATCCGATCCCGCAGATCCTGCTGAATCAGGGCTTGCCCTTTCACCCCATCGCGCCCGGGCTTGCCTGCAGAGCCTGGCTGCCCCGCCTGGCCACCGGCCATCCATTTTCTATTGCCGGTTAAGGTACGCATATTGATGTACTTGCCTTCGGTTCCCGCACCACCAGCCCCGGCCGCTCCAGCATCGCCACCTTTGCCACCGCCATTCTGAATGGTGATCAGGTTGTTCACCGGCCCGGCTACGGTATTGCCACTCAACAAACGATACACGATGCTGATCTGCCCGCCATTACCTCCGTCACCGCCATCGCCGCCAGCACCACCATCACCGCCAGCAGGCGCATTACATTTATCGAAGCTTCCCCCTTGCTGACCGGTGCCACCCGCGCCGCCACTGCCACCGACCCCACCTCGGCTATTCACCACCAGCGATCCCAACTTGGCCAACCCCAGTGTCATGGTGATGGATGTGCCCTCCTGACCCTGACCACCGTGCCCCGCATCACCTCCGCGCACGCCATCTTTACACTCTTCCGCCTGCCCTTGCGCATCCTTGCCTTTAGCGCCATCACTACCGTCGGGGCCTTTTGCCATGATAGTCACGCCCTGGCCGATTTCAGCCCAGGCTGCATCCAGCTGCACCTGCTCCAGCCCGTTCGGAATCATCAACACAGCGCCGTCTTCCAAAATCAGTTTGTCGTAGGCAATCACCGATTGAGCATCCGCTAATTCATGGGTTTCACCGGCTTTCACATGCAAGACATTTTCGGCGTGTACAGTAACGCTCACCAGCAACAGCAGGCTTACCAGCATTCGATTCATGATGTTTCCTTAATAATCTTTAGGGAATTTAAACAGGGTACTGAGAGTAATCTTAGCCTGAATGAGGGCTGATAAAAAACCCAACCCTGTGATTGGGTCGGGAAAGCATGCTACAGTCCGACTGACTGCAGTCACAAAAAAGAGCATCCAGGACAGGGAGCGCACCATGGACTCCAAGCACCAGCAGTTATTTACACGTTACCAGCATACCCGCAAGCTGTCGCGGGACATCGTCGAACCGTTGCAGCCAGAAGATCTGGTCATTCAGTCCATGCCTGATGCCAGCCCCATTAAATGGCATCTGGCCCATACCAGCTGGTTTTTCGAAACCTTTCTTCTTAAGCCTTTTTTGACAGGGTATCGGCCTTTTCAAAGCCAGTTCGAGTATCTGTTCAATTCCTACTATAACCATGTGGGGCCTCAGTATCTGCGTAAAAATCGTGGTCTGATTTCACGGCCGACTGTGACAGAGGTGCAGGAATATCGGCAGTATGTAGACGATAACATCGCCACCTTGCTGACCCGGCCTCTCTCTGAGGCAACGCTAAACCTGCTGGAGCTGGGCATCAATCATGAACAGCAGCATCAGGAGTTGATGCTCACCGATATCAAACACGCCTTTTCATTCAACCCTTTGTTTCCAGCACTCGCCGACCACCAACCACAACCGCAACCGATAGCAGCTTTGAACTGGCAGGAATACGCTGGCGGTGAGCAGATGATTGGTTACCGCGGCACCGGCTTTCATTTTGACAACGAGGGCCCGGCACACCCGGTGTTGCTGCCCCCCTTCAAGCTGGCCACTCGGCTG containing:
- the rep gene encoding DNA helicase Rep, which produces MSQLNPRQSEAVHYIDGPLLVLAGAGSGKTSVITRKIAHLIQKCEIPAHRIVAVTFTNKAAREMKERVGQLVKGKQARGLTVSTFHNLGLNIIRKEHQRLGLKNGFSIFDDQDSRTLLTELLHRESDVGADEVDIIRHSISNWKNDLISPSQAISRANDEDEVRAAQTYAQYDRMLRAYNAVDFDDLILLPTVLLRDNEDVLEKWRNRIYYMLVDEYQDTNISQYLLVRLLVGNRARFTVVGDDDQSIYAWRGARPENLAQLAEDYPALKVIKLEQNYRSSGRILKCANKVIANNPHVFEKQLWSEHGYGDPIRIIRCRSEDHEAEKIASEILNQHLQKKRPFKDFAVLYRGNHQSRIIELKLQQFQVPYKVSGGSSFFSKAEIKDVMAYLRLIMNSDDDNAFLRIVNTPRRELGPTTLEKLGQYAQNRERSLFSVCCEMGLAETLKAKQYSMLKRFHDWIEETRENIQRGHAVGAIKQMIRDIDYENWLVEQSSSPKMAEKRMENVWQLIASIERMLEKADDENDVESVIGKLILLDILEQQKEEDDSDRVQLMTLHASKGLEFPYVFLMGMEEELLPHRTSIEEDNIEEERRLMYVGITRAKRELTMTYTAKRKQYGEEFEPTPSRFLDEMPQDDLAWEGRGFQKSKEEKQEIGNAHLANLKNLFD
- a CDS encoding TorF family putative porin → MLNKQTKMLRLTALSLAVAGAMAIAPTAANAEVSASVGVANMYLWRGVELGNGDAAVSGDLSYSNSGFYTGIWASSGDTNAGSEYDLYAGYGAEFGGVSVDLSVWTYTYANDVTYNDPGELSDAVLSLGFAGLSVTAYDNIAGGDDVEGTAYYTLGYGYDAYSILVGKHDANGVESANMVHVDLSYAYNDNLSFTLSQQIDNILDNGKPKWVVSYSLPIGE
- a CDS encoding collagen-like triple helix repeat-containing protein, with product MNRMLVSLLLLVSVTVHAENVLHVKAGETHELADAQSVIAYDKLILEDGAVLMIPNGLEQVQLDAAWAEIGQGVTIMAKGPDGSDGAKGKDAQGQAEECKDGVRGGDAGHGGQGQEGTSITMTLGLAKLGSLVVNSRGGVGGSGGAGGTGQQGGSFDKCNAPAGGDGGAGGDGGDGGNGGQISIVYRLLSGNTVAGPVNNLITIQNGGGKGGDAGAAGAGGAGTEGKYINMRTLTGNRKWMAGGQAGQPGSAGKPGRDGVKGQALIQQDLRDRMDAMIQTQSAQVAALKDQLVTRLAEEKRQVEAAAAQAISALELQVTALKTNMEGTANQSSVDESITSMQQTLQQQSARIDELSAKLEQAMQVMDARMDTLADEVKGLNKRFDELPSTETSQ
- the egtB gene encoding ergothioneine biosynthesis protein EgtB, with the translated sequence MDSKHQQLFTRYQHTRKLSRDIVEPLQPEDLVIQSMPDASPIKWHLAHTSWFFETFLLKPFLTGYRPFQSQFEYLFNSYYNHVGPQYLRKNRGLISRPTVTEVQEYRQYVDDNIATLLTRPLSEATLNLLELGINHEQQHQELMLTDIKHAFSFNPLFPALADHQPQPQPIAALNWQEYAGGEQMIGYRGTGFHFDNEGPAHPVLLPPFKLATRLITNGELQDFVDDGGYKNPLLWLSDGWAWLQGNAIAQPLYWQQMEGQWHHYTLSGLRPLLQHEPACHLSYYEADAYAQWCGKRLPTECEWEVAAQQQPLDNSGLHLGRLHPHCGTDPASAQATLQQLYGSCWQWTQSAYSPYPGFKPATGAVGEYNGKFMCNQQVLKGSSCVTPQGHSRASYRNFFPAHAQWQFTGIRMADDV